One part of the Nocardioides zeae genome encodes these proteins:
- a CDS encoding alcohol dehydrogenase catalytic domain-containing protein — MKAVTWHGPQDMRYEEVPDARIQEPTDVLVRITSTGLCGSDLHLYGPLSPFMTAGDIVGHEPMGVVEEVGSAVSSLSPGDRVVVPFNVSCQECWTCRQGLNSQCETTQNRDQGTGASLFGYSQLYGSVPGGQAELLRVPFGDTLPVKVPHGPSDDRFLFLSDVLPTAWQGVEYAGVGDGDSLVILGAGPIGSMAARIAQHRGVRTIVVDPEQDRRDRVAARGIEVLSSEPREDLGDLVRDMTGGRGPDAVLDAVGMESHDTPAAGLAQKAAGLLPDALAQPLMRKAGVDRLGALTSAIDLVRRGGTISISGVYGGATDPLPMVTLFDKQLQLRMGQANVRSWTDEILPLLEQDDDPLGTDGFATHHLPLSEAPEAYRAFRDKAPGMVKVVFQP; from the coding sequence ATGAAGGCAGTCACCTGGCACGGCCCGCAGGACATGCGCTACGAGGAGGTCCCGGACGCGCGCATCCAGGAGCCCACCGACGTGCTGGTGCGCATCACCTCCACCGGCCTGTGCGGCTCCGACCTCCACCTGTACGGCCCGCTGTCCCCGTTCATGACCGCGGGCGACATCGTCGGGCACGAGCCCATGGGGGTGGTCGAGGAGGTGGGCTCCGCGGTCTCGTCCCTCTCCCCCGGCGACCGCGTCGTCGTGCCGTTCAACGTCAGCTGCCAGGAGTGCTGGACGTGTCGCCAGGGCCTCAACAGCCAGTGCGAGACCACGCAGAACCGCGACCAGGGCACCGGGGCGAGCCTCTTCGGCTACAGCCAGCTCTACGGCAGCGTGCCCGGCGGCCAGGCCGAGCTGCTGCGCGTGCCCTTCGGCGACACGTTGCCCGTCAAGGTCCCGCACGGGCCGTCCGACGACCGCTTCCTCTTCCTCAGCGACGTCCTCCCCACCGCCTGGCAGGGGGTCGAGTACGCCGGGGTCGGCGACGGCGACTCGCTCGTCATCCTCGGCGCCGGACCGATCGGCTCGATGGCCGCGCGGATCGCGCAGCACCGCGGCGTACGCACCATCGTCGTCGACCCCGAGCAGGACCGTCGCGACCGGGTCGCGGCGCGCGGCATCGAGGTGCTGTCCTCCGAGCCGCGCGAGGACCTCGGCGACCTGGTGCGCGACATGACCGGCGGGCGCGGGCCCGACGCCGTGCTCGACGCCGTCGGGATGGAGTCCCACGACACCCCCGCCGCCGGCCTGGCCCAGAAGGCCGCCGGCCTCCTGCCCGACGCCCTGGCCCAGCCGCTCATGCGGAAGGCGGGCGTCGACCGGCTCGGCGCGCTCACCTCGGCCATCGACCTGGTACGCCGCGGCGGCACCATCTCCATCTCGGGGGTGTACGGCGGCGCGACCGACCCGCTGCCGATGGTCACCCTGTTCGACAAGCAGCTCCAGCTGCGGATGGGCCAGGCCAACGTGCGGTCCTGGACCGACGAGATCCTGCCGCTGCTCGAGCAGGACGACGACCCGCTCGGCACCGACGGGTTCGCCACCCACCACCTCCCGCTGTCGGAGGCCCCCGAGGCCTACCGGGCGTTCCGCGACAAGGCGCCCGGGATGGTGAAGGTGGTCTTCCAGCCGTGA
- a CDS encoding GAF and ANTAR domain-containing protein yields MREADGPLEVAGFLARVATELAAASDEVELTRCAARRATELLVGDGAAVVARRRRGRLETVAATDGVARRDEELQRELGTGPTLTAVRHPDGLVVEDAVREPRWPGWGGRRDASGPRSLVCVQLMPTGLHDRHEPLGVLAVHALRPRAFGQEDLEALLLLAVHVSAAWAALRRTVTLAEAAESRHLIGVAQGMLAASAHVPVDASFPLLQGWARAGNVRVRDLAERIIATGGVPDDLELPDTP; encoded by the coding sequence GTGAGAGAGGCCGACGGGCCGCTCGAGGTCGCCGGCTTCCTCGCTCGGGTCGCCACGGAGCTGGCGGCGGCCTCCGACGAGGTCGAGCTGACGCGGTGCGCGGCCCGCCGTGCGACCGAGCTCCTCGTCGGCGACGGCGCGGCCGTCGTCGCGCGCCGTCGCCGCGGGCGGCTCGAGACGGTCGCCGCCACGGACGGGGTCGCGCGTCGGGACGAGGAGCTGCAGCGCGAGCTGGGGACCGGTCCCACCCTGACGGCGGTGCGGCACCCGGACGGCCTCGTCGTCGAGGACGCCGTCCGCGAGCCGCGGTGGCCCGGATGGGGCGGACGTCGGGACGCGTCGGGACCGCGCTCGCTGGTGTGCGTCCAGCTGATGCCCACGGGCCTCCACGACCGGCACGAGCCGCTGGGCGTGCTGGCGGTCCACGCGCTGCGTCCGCGCGCCTTCGGTCAGGAGGACCTGGAGGCCCTGCTCCTCCTCGCCGTGCACGTCTCGGCGGCGTGGGCGGCGCTGCGCCGTACGGTCACGCTCGCCGAGGCCGCGGAGTCACGCCACCTGATCGGGGTGGCGCAGGGGATGCTCGCCGCATCGGCACACGTGCCGGTGGACGCGTCGTTCCCGCTGCTGCAGGGGTGGGCACGCGCCGGCAACGTCCGGGTGCGCGACCTGGCCGAGCGGATCATCGCCACCGGAGGGGTGCCCGACGACCTCGAGCTCCCCGACACCCCCTGA
- a CDS encoding cysteine hydrolase family protein, whose product MAPTTTALLVIDLQEGYFSAPELAAIRDRVVAGSIEATAAARAAGALVVEVRTVHSEDPTTWALNMREDECPFMIRGTDDVRPVGELDAVRPDGPGDDWVVVEKTRDSAFHGTDLLDLLRSRGVERIALAGISTESCVAATAADAYAHDFRVLLVEGAVLTPDAERHHHSLRHLEDLYRQPALPVAEIAFAAPRGGGGSS is encoded by the coding sequence ATGGCCCCCACCACGACGGCCCTCCTGGTCATCGACCTGCAGGAGGGCTACTTCTCCGCTCCCGAGCTCGCCGCCATCCGTGACCGGGTGGTCGCCGGCAGCATCGAGGCGACGGCCGCCGCCCGTGCGGCCGGCGCGCTGGTGGTCGAGGTCCGCACGGTCCACTCGGAGGATCCGACCACCTGGGCGCTCAACATGCGGGAGGACGAGTGCCCGTTCATGATCCGTGGCACCGACGACGTCCGACCGGTCGGCGAGCTCGACGCGGTGCGACCCGACGGACCCGGCGACGACTGGGTCGTCGTGGAGAAGACGCGGGACAGCGCCTTCCACGGCACCGACCTGCTCGACCTGCTCCGCTCGCGAGGCGTCGAGCGGATCGCGCTCGCGGGGATCTCGACCGAGTCGTGCGTGGCCGCCACCGCCGCGGACGCCTACGCGCACGACTTCCGGGTCCTGCTCGTCGAGGGCGCGGTCCTGACGCCGGACGCCGAGCGCCACCACCACAGCCTGCGGCACCTCGAGGACCTCTACCGGCAACCCGCGCTGCCGGTGGCGGAGATCGCCTTCGCGGCGCCGAGGGGCGGAGGCGGGTCGTCGTGA
- a CDS encoding SDR family oxidoreductase, whose amino-acid sequence MADALPETFPAQRQDPPGLTAAMDPVPDHGEDTYVGHGRLEGRVALITGGDSGIGRAVALAYAREGADIAFTHLPEEQPDADETVRLVTDAGRRVLPLAVDLRDSETCRSVVERTVEELARLDVLVNNAGYQMARGGGIASLDDDDLDRTLKTNLYALFWTVRAAVPHLRASRGCVINNTSIQAYEPSTSLVDYAATKAAINNATVNLAAELGPDGIRVNAVAPGPIWTPLQPATQPAEKIEQFGSDTPLGRAGQPAEVAPAFVFLASPRDASYVSGTVLGVTGGKPVF is encoded by the coding sequence ATGGCTGACGCCCTACCCGAGACCTTCCCGGCACAGCGCCAGGACCCGCCCGGGCTGACCGCCGCGATGGACCCGGTCCCGGACCACGGCGAGGACACCTACGTGGGCCACGGGCGTCTCGAGGGGCGCGTCGCCCTCATCACCGGCGGCGACTCCGGGATCGGCCGCGCCGTCGCGCTGGCCTACGCGCGGGAGGGCGCCGACATCGCGTTCACCCACCTCCCCGAGGAGCAGCCGGACGCCGACGAGACCGTGCGTCTCGTCACCGACGCCGGCCGACGGGTCCTGCCCCTCGCGGTGGACCTGCGCGACTCGGAGACGTGCCGCTCCGTCGTGGAGCGGACCGTCGAGGAGCTGGCCCGCCTCGACGTCCTGGTCAACAACGCCGGCTACCAGATGGCCCGCGGCGGAGGCATCGCCTCGCTCGACGACGACGACCTCGACCGGACCCTGAAGACGAACCTCTACGCCCTCTTCTGGACCGTGCGGGCGGCCGTGCCGCACCTGCGGGCCAGCCGGGGCTGCGTCATCAACAACACCTCGATCCAGGCCTACGAGCCCTCGACGAGCCTGGTGGACTACGCGGCGACGAAGGCGGCCATCAACAACGCGACCGTCAACCTCGCGGCCGAGCTCGGGCCCGACGGGATCCGGGTCAACGCGGTCGCCCCGGGACCGATCTGGACGCCGCTGCAGCCCGCCACCCAGCCGGCCGAGAAGATCGAGCAGTTCGGCTCCGACACACCGTTGGGGCGTGCGGGCCAGCCGGCCGAGGTCGCCCCGGCCTTCGTCTTCCTCGCCTCGCCCCGCGACGCGTCGTACGTGTCCGGGACGGTGCTGGGCGTGACCGGGGGCAAGCCGGTCTTCTGA
- a CDS encoding class I SAM-dependent methyltransferase — MTDDPGRPAGLPTDHRGGVPLLPQVPRDDPGADGARTTDFDGLAIRWDPRVLEPRPWTAAQSTWAAKIADQAPFGPLLELCSGAGHIGLLAARLARRDLVQVDADPVACDYARRNAEAAGITTEVRCGDLREAVRGERYPLVVADPPWVPSGDVGTFPLDPVTAIDGGPDGIDLALACLDVAADVLLPGGSVVIQVGGVHHLPPLNQHAAVLDGRLVFAEAREFERGLLAHLTAAD, encoded by the coding sequence GTGACCGACGACCCCGGCCGCCCTGCCGGCCTGCCCACCGACCACCGGGGCGGCGTGCCGCTGCTCCCCCAGGTCCCGCGGGACGACCCCGGCGCGGACGGCGCGCGCACGACGGACTTCGACGGCCTGGCCATCCGGTGGGACCCCCGCGTGCTGGAGCCGCGTCCGTGGACGGCCGCGCAGTCGACGTGGGCGGCGAAGATCGCCGACCAGGCGCCGTTCGGCCCGCTGCTCGAGCTGTGCTCGGGAGCGGGTCACATCGGGCTCCTCGCCGCCCGCCTGGCACGCCGCGACCTGGTGCAGGTGGACGCCGACCCGGTGGCGTGCGACTACGCCCGCCGCAACGCGGAGGCCGCGGGGATCACCACCGAGGTGCGCTGCGGCGACCTGCGCGAGGCGGTGCGCGGGGAGCGCTACCCGTTGGTCGTGGCCGACCCGCCGTGGGTGCCGAGCGGCGACGTCGGGACGTTCCCGCTCGACCCCGTCACCGCCATCGACGGCGGGCCCGACGGCATCGATCTCGCCCTGGCCTGCCTCGACGTCGCAGCCGACGTGCTGCTCCCGGGCGGGAGCGTCGTCATCCAGGTCGGCGGGGTCCACCACCTGCCGCCGCTCAACCAGCACGCGGCCGTGCTCGACGGTCGGCTCGTCTTCGCGGAGGCCCGCGAGTTCGAGCGGGGACTCCTCGCCCACCTCACCGCCGCGGACTGA
- a CDS encoding CDGSH iron-sulfur domain-containing protein, protein MTGPRAADAPDERPARTARAGRPADPVRVRLCPGGPLLVRGAQEVLDADGVAHPVERPVVAVCACGATGRAPWCDGTHARISPRR, encoded by the coding sequence GTGACCGGCCCCCGCGCGGCGGACGCCCCCGACGAGCGTCCCGCTCGGACCGCTCGGGCCGGTCGTCCCGCGGACCCCGTCCGGGTGCGTCTGTGCCCGGGAGGTCCGCTGCTGGTCCGTGGTGCCCAGGAGGTGCTCGACGCGGACGGGGTCGCGCACCCCGTGGAGCGGCCGGTGGTGGCCGTGTGCGCCTGCGGCGCGACGGGACGGGCGCCGTGGTGCGACGGGACCCACGCCCGCATCAGCCCCCGGCGGTGA
- a CDS encoding iron-containing redox enzyme family protein, which yields MQLPRPRGPVSAAVVGALRGGPFDAAATTAATTAADLREADVQLALWTAYELGYRGFEDADPDAERDLRVLAWRKVAEDLLEQDLRARTATAVEEARASGRSVADRISALVREAPGAPLTRHLQKHATREQFQTYLADRSIYHLKETDPQVRVLGWIDGPAKVAHAELLYDEYGGGRPERLHSHLFAEAMRAAGLDASYGAYLDTVEAPTLLSNNVMSLFGSQRRLRGAALGHLAAFEATSTDPCRRIAAGAERVGLPDAVAAYFHEHVEADAVHEQVVLGDICGTAVAADPTIEDDVLLGAATCLLVDAEAAQALHDRLVAEEQRLAPSLRVVADERAAS from the coding sequence ATGCAGCTTCCCCGCCCCCGTGGACCCGTGAGCGCCGCCGTCGTCGGCGCCCTGCGCGGCGGTCCGTTCGACGCCGCGGCCACCACCGCCGCGACGACGGCGGCCGACCTCCGGGAGGCGGACGTCCAGCTGGCCCTGTGGACGGCCTACGAGCTGGGCTACCGCGGCTTCGAGGACGCCGATCCCGACGCCGAGCGCGACCTGCGGGTCCTCGCGTGGCGGAAGGTCGCCGAGGACCTCCTCGAGCAGGACCTGCGGGCCCGCACCGCCACCGCGGTCGAGGAGGCCCGGGCGTCGGGCCGCTCCGTCGCGGACCGCATCTCCGCGCTCGTGCGCGAGGCGCCCGGCGCGCCCCTGACCCGTCACCTGCAGAAGCACGCGACGCGGGAGCAGTTCCAGACCTACCTCGCCGACCGCAGCATCTACCACCTCAAGGAGACCGACCCCCAGGTGCGGGTGCTCGGCTGGATCGACGGGCCCGCCAAGGTCGCGCACGCCGAGCTGCTCTACGACGAGTACGGCGGGGGTCGGCCCGAGCGGCTGCACTCCCACCTCTTCGCGGAGGCCATGCGCGCGGCCGGGCTGGACGCGTCGTACGGCGCCTACCTCGACACCGTCGAGGCCCCCACGCTCCTCTCCAACAACGTCATGTCCCTCTTCGGGTCGCAACGACGCCTGCGCGGGGCGGCGCTCGGCCACCTGGCGGCGTTCGAGGCGACGAGCACCGACCCGTGCCGCCGCATCGCGGCCGGCGCCGAGCGGGTGGGCCTCCCGGACGCGGTGGCGGCCTACTTCCACGAGCACGTGGAGGCCGACGCCGTCCACGAGCAGGTCGTGCTGGGCGACATCTGCGGCACCGCGGTGGCCGCGGACCCGACCATCGAGGACGACGTGCTCCTCGGCGCGGCGACCTGCCTCCTCGTCGACGCGGAGGCGGCGCAGGCGCTCCACGACCGGTTGGTTGCCGAGGAGCAGCGGCTGGCCCCGTCCCTGCGCGTCGTCGCCGACGAGCGGGCGGCGTCGTGA
- a CDS encoding DUF6328 family protein, with product MVHEEDAGHPVTEAMLDRNWSELMQELRVVQTGVQLLTGFLVTIPFTERFAGLDDYQRGLYVVLLVGSVLTTGLLVAPVAYHRILFRQRRRPWLVAAADNLARGGLLLLALVCAGVVHFVGDLVIGRGPGLVLALAVLAVLLGTWTLAPLLAGRHAR from the coding sequence GTGGTGCACGAGGAGGACGCCGGACACCCGGTGACGGAGGCGATGCTCGACCGCAACTGGAGCGAGCTCATGCAGGAGCTGCGGGTCGTGCAGACCGGCGTGCAGCTCCTCACCGGCTTCCTCGTGACGATCCCGTTCACCGAGCGGTTCGCGGGGCTCGACGACTACCAGCGCGGGCTCTACGTCGTCCTGCTCGTCGGCTCGGTGCTGACGACGGGCCTGCTCGTCGCGCCGGTCGCCTACCACCGGATCCTGTTCCGGCAGCGCCGGCGCCCCTGGCTCGTCGCCGCGGCCGACAACCTCGCCCGCGGCGGCCTGCTCCTCCTGGCGCTCGTCTGCGCGGGTGTCGTGCACTTCGTCGGGGACCTCGTGATCGGTCGCGGACCGGGGCTGGTCCTCGCGCTCGCCGTCCTCGCGGTGCTGTTGGGCACCTGGACGTTGGCGCCGTTGCTGGCGGGTCGGCACGCCCGCTGA
- a CDS encoding sigma-70 family RNA polymerase sigma factor, producing MLTQNSSTIALLPSTGTGSTPAPTAPRPATPRRDEREVRRAATTTHLHAAEVAPDEASRDEALREVVVANMGVARALAARQRNRGIPLEDLEQVAYLALVRAASHFDPGQGKDFLTYAVPCIRGELRRHFRDLGWMVRPPRDVQENQSAVIRARDRLAGDHGDRVPDEAIARDLDIPVAVVQQALRAEGCFRPVSLDAPLPVGQAGPAETAIDHEREQEVVEMRTTLQPALRRLDARERRILVMRFFQDRTQQEIADELGVTQTQVSRLLSGILQQLRDAVGTAA from the coding sequence ATGCTCACGCAGAACAGCTCCACCATCGCGCTCCTTCCGTCCACCGGCACCGGCAGCACCCCGGCGCCGACAGCCCCCCGTCCCGCCACCCCCCGGCGCGACGAACGAGAAGTACGACGGGCCGCCACCACCACCCACCTCCATGCCGCGGAGGTCGCCCCCGACGAGGCGTCGCGCGACGAGGCCCTGCGCGAGGTGGTCGTGGCCAACATGGGCGTCGCCCGCGCCCTCGCCGCCCGCCAGCGCAACCGCGGCATCCCGCTCGAGGACCTGGAGCAGGTCGCCTACCTCGCGCTCGTGCGGGCCGCCAGCCACTTCGACCCCGGCCAGGGCAAGGACTTCCTGACCTACGCCGTGCCCTGCATCCGCGGAGAGCTGCGGCGCCACTTCCGCGACCTGGGGTGGATGGTGCGCCCGCCGCGGGACGTGCAGGAGAACCAGTCCGCCGTGATCCGGGCCCGCGACCGGCTCGCCGGGGACCACGGCGACCGGGTGCCCGACGAGGCGATCGCCCGTGACCTCGACATCCCGGTCGCGGTCGTCCAGCAGGCGCTCCGGGCGGAGGGCTGCTTCCGGCCCGTGTCGCTCGACGCCCCCCTGCCGGTGGGCCAGGCCGGTCCTGCCGAGACGGCGATCGACCACGAGCGCGAGCAGGAGGTCGTGGAGATGCGGACGACGCTGCAGCCGGCCCTGCGGCGTCTCGACGCCCGCGAGCGCCGCATCCTCGTGATGCGGTTCTTCCAGGACCGCACCCAGCAGGAGATCGCCGACGAGCTGGGCGTGACCCAGACGCAGGTGTCGCGCCTGCTCTCGGGCATCCTGCAGCAGCTGCGGGACGCCGTGGGCACGGCCGCCTGA
- a CDS encoding HhH-GPD-type base excision DNA repair protein gives MAIQITGDAEADQVLDSDPFALLVGMMLDQQYPMEHAFRGPAKVLERFGTLEPGRIAAADPDEFAALCSTTPAIHRFPGSMAARLQELARIVEDEHGGDASRIWTEASSGKDLLKRVMALPGFGKQKAQIFVALLAKQRDVRPEGWEAVVGDYALDGHRSVADVVDADSLQKVRDFKKMKKAAAKG, from the coding sequence ATGGCCATCCAGATCACCGGTGACGCCGAGGCCGACCAGGTCCTCGACTCCGACCCGTTCGCGCTGCTCGTCGGGATGATGCTCGACCAGCAGTACCCGATGGAGCACGCCTTCCGCGGCCCCGCGAAGGTGCTCGAGCGGTTCGGCACGCTCGAGCCCGGGCGGATCGCGGCGGCGGACCCCGACGAGTTCGCCGCCCTCTGCTCCACGACCCCGGCGATCCACCGGTTCCCCGGCTCGATGGCCGCCCGCCTCCAGGAGCTCGCCCGCATCGTCGAGGACGAGCACGGCGGCGACGCCTCCCGGATCTGGACCGAGGCGAGCTCGGGCAAGGACCTGCTCAAGCGCGTCATGGCCCTGCCCGGCTTCGGCAAGCAGAAGGCGCAGATCTTCGTCGCGCTGCTGGCCAAGCAGCGCGACGTCCGCCCGGAGGGCTGGGAGGCGGTGGTGGGGGACTACGCGCTCGACGGCCACCGCTCCGTCGCCGACGTCGTGGACGCCGACTCGCTGCAGAAGGTGCGCGACTTCAAGAAGATGAAGAAGGCAGCCGCCAAGGGCTGA
- a CDS encoding universal stress protein, whose product MTTIVVGYVPKPEGEAALGRALEEAALRDARIVLVSSTRGDHVDTDVDAARARLESAGVDHEVRVSTSAFDPAEDLLAVAEEVGADLIVIGLRRRTPVGKLLLGSNAQRILLDAHAPVLAVKVA is encoded by the coding sequence GTGACGACGATCGTGGTGGGATACGTCCCCAAGCCCGAGGGAGAGGCCGCGCTCGGCCGCGCGCTGGAGGAGGCCGCCCTGCGCGACGCCCGCATCGTGCTCGTGAGCTCGACCCGGGGCGACCACGTCGACACGGACGTCGACGCTGCCCGTGCGCGCCTGGAGTCGGCCGGGGTCGACCACGAGGTGCGGGTCAGCACGAGCGCGTTCGACCCGGCGGAGGACCTGCTCGCCGTGGCCGAGGAGGTCGGCGCCGACCTCATCGTCATCGGGCTGCGCCGCCGCACGCCGGTGGGCAAGCTCCTGCTCGGCAGCAACGCCCAGCGGATCCTCCTCGACGCCCACGCTCCCGTGCTCGCGGTCAAGGTCGCCTGA
- a CDS encoding glutamate-cysteine ligase family protein, whose protein sequence is MGEEVDHQEFSRADRTRHREKVRRSLDVLASMLREPAFAAEDPMTGLEVELNLVDAHEEPSLSSAEVLDAVADPDFQTELGQFNIEINVAPARLRPTGPGAPGGLTVFEESLRRSLNDAEAASAPLGAHLVMIGVLPTLGHGHMTPASLSPNPRYALLSEQILAARGEDIVIDVKGVERLETATDSIVPEAACTSTQLHVQTSPEDFADYWNASQAISGIQLALGANSPFLLGRELWRETRIPLFEQATDTRSEELKAQGVRPRVWFGERWVTSVFDLFEENVRYFPALLPIVDDEDPAAVLAEGGVPSLAELRLHNGTIYRWNRPVYDIADGVPHLRVENRVLPAGPTVVDTMANAAFYFGLVRALVEEDRPVWSRMSFSAAEENFHLGARHGIEAEVYWPGVGQAAATELVLRRLLPLAHEGLLAWGAETAEADRLLGIIEQRCLQGTNGAEWFVRRVHAEASLERPEALRRALRDYREHMHSNEPVHTWEVPAAR, encoded by the coding sequence ATGGGCGAGGAGGTCGATCACCAGGAGTTCTCGCGTGCCGATCGCACGCGGCACCGTGAGAAGGTCCGTCGTTCGCTGGACGTGCTCGCCAGCATGCTGCGCGAGCCGGCGTTCGCGGCGGAGGACCCGATGACGGGGCTCGAGGTCGAGCTCAACCTCGTCGACGCGCACGAGGAGCCGTCGCTGTCCAGCGCGGAGGTCCTCGACGCGGTCGCCGACCCCGACTTCCAGACGGAGCTCGGGCAGTTCAACATCGAGATCAACGTGGCGCCCGCCCGGCTCCGCCCCACCGGCCCCGGTGCTCCCGGCGGGCTCACGGTGTTCGAGGAGTCGCTGCGGCGCAGCCTCAACGACGCCGAGGCCGCCAGCGCCCCGCTGGGCGCGCACCTCGTCATGATCGGCGTCCTGCCGACGCTGGGCCACGGCCACATGACGCCGGCGTCCCTCAGCCCCAACCCGCGGTACGCGCTGCTGAGCGAGCAGATCCTCGCGGCGCGCGGCGAGGACATCGTCATCGACGTCAAGGGCGTCGAGCGCCTGGAGACCGCGACCGACTCGATCGTCCCCGAGGCGGCGTGCACGAGCACCCAGCTCCACGTGCAGACCTCCCCGGAGGACTTCGCGGACTACTGGAACGCGTCCCAGGCCATCTCGGGCATCCAGCTCGCGCTCGGCGCCAACTCGCCGTTCCTGCTGGGCCGCGAGCTGTGGCGGGAGACGCGGATCCCGCTCTTCGAGCAGGCGACCGACACCCGCAGCGAGGAGCTGAAGGCGCAGGGGGTGCGGCCGCGGGTGTGGTTCGGGGAGCGTTGGGTGACGTCGGTGTTCGACCTGTTCGAGGAGAACGTGCGCTACTTCCCGGCGCTGCTCCCGATCGTCGACGACGAGGACCCGGCGGCCGTGCTCGCCGAGGGCGGCGTGCCGTCGCTGGCGGAGCTGCGGCTCCACAACGGCACGATCTACCGCTGGAACCGCCCCGTCTACGACATCGCCGACGGGGTCCCCCACCTCCGGGTCGAGAACCGCGTGCTGCCCGCGGGGCCCACGGTGGTCGACACCATGGCGAACGCCGCCTTCTACTTCGGGCTCGTGCGGGCCCTCGTCGAGGAGGACCGGCCCGTCTGGTCCCGCATGTCGTTCAGTGCCGCCGAGGAGAACTTCCACCTCGGGGCGCGGCACGGGATCGAGGCCGAGGTCTACTGGCCGGGCGTCGGCCAGGCCGCGGCGACCGAGCTCGTGCTGCGCCGGCTCCTGCCCCTCGCCCACGAGGGCCTGCTGGCCTGGGGAGCCGAGACCGCCGAGGCCGACCGCCTGCTCGGCATCATCGAGCAGCGGTGCCTGCAGGGCACCAACGGCGCGGAGTGGTTCGTGCGCCGCGTGCACGCCGAGGCCTCGCTCGAACGCCCCGAGGCGCTGCGCCGGGCCCTGCGCGACTACCGCGAGCACATGCACTCGAACGAGCCCGTGCACACGTGGGAGGTGCCCGCCGCGCGCTGA
- a CDS encoding DUF4192 domain-containing protein, with protein sequence MTTDDPTSAPDPSAPDPSPLTLRLRTPDDLLATVPVVLGFEPHHSLVLLSFGVGGRSSHDGPTGRGATGPHLRIGLPGPDDPPTVLGEVVEAAVAPCRRHGVASVAAVVYTRDPRLGAATAAHLEASCAAAGIAVIALLRADGQRWYAAGDADVAGGGSAPYRNESHPVRAAAVLHGRVVLGSREELAELLAPAAEDARAEVAAAVERRGSPRPGPAESRWVAETVARAAGSGTPLGTEDAARLVVALRLGRHRDAAWAGVGREEAARHVEVWLDLVRRAPEGWRSGPAALAGLTAWLDGSGALAWCAVDVCLAEEPGHPLGRLVRDFLEAAAPPSWWEDVTAALGDPA encoded by the coding sequence ATGACCACCGACGACCCCACGTCCGCACCCGACCCGTCCGCGCCCGACCCCTCGCCGCTGACCCTCCGCCTGCGGACGCCCGACGACCTGCTCGCCACCGTCCCCGTGGTGCTCGGCTTCGAGCCCCACCACTCGCTCGTGCTCCTCAGCTTCGGCGTGGGCGGACGCTCCTCCCACGACGGGCCCACCGGCCGGGGTGCCACCGGACCGCACCTGAGGATCGGGCTCCCCGGTCCCGACGACCCGCCGACGGTGCTCGGCGAGGTCGTCGAGGCCGCGGTCGCGCCCTGCCGTCGCCACGGGGTCGCGTCCGTCGCGGCCGTGGTCTACACGCGGGACCCCCGTCTCGGGGCGGCCACCGCCGCGCACCTCGAGGCGTCGTGCGCGGCCGCGGGCATCGCCGTCATCGCGCTGCTGCGGGCCGACGGGCAGCGCTGGTACGCCGCGGGGGACGCCGACGTCGCCGGCGGCGGGTCCGCGCCGTACCGGAACGAGAGCCACCCGGTGCGGGCCGCAGCGGTGCTGCACGGCCGGGTCGTGCTCGGCAGCCGTGAGGAGCTGGCGGAGCTCCTGGCGCCGGCGGCGGAGGACGCGCGCGCCGAGGTGGCCGCCGCCGTCGAGCGCCGAGGGAGTCCGCGGCCGGGTCCGGCGGAGTCGCGGTGGGTGGCGGAGACCGTCGCCCGGGCGGCCGGCTCGGGGACGCCGCTCGGGACGGAGGACGCCGCGCGGCTCGTCGTCGCCCTGCGGCTGGGCCGGCACCGCGACGCGGCGTGGGCCGGCGTCGGTCGTGAGGAGGCCGCGCGCCACGTCGAGGTCTGGCTCGACCTCGTGCGGCGCGCACCCGAGGGCTGGCGGTCGGGGCCGGCCGCGCTCGCCGGCCTGACCGCCTGGTTGGACGGGTCGGGTGCCCTGGCGTGGTGCGCCGTGGACGTGTGCCTCGCGGAGGAGCCCGGCCACCCGCTCGGTCGGCTGGTGCGCGACTTCCTCGAGGCTGCCGCACCGCCGTCGTGGTGGGAGGACGTGACCGCGGCGCTCGGCGACCCGGCCTGA